From one Prosthecobacter dejongeii genomic stretch:
- a CDS encoding HAD-IIIC family phosphatase → MTPARKPSAALTRTEFVQQSQAILAEADPNLIKKSIAVLSTFTVDLMKPCLVVEAAAQGFLLDLWLAPFGQIEQQACDPSSLLYQAQPDVVLILPRIEDWVPEAGYHFISLSPEDQEALKTRAISRLQQVAEEIRSRTQATVLMANFAPLPWLAAGMADSTLATSQISFIQSLNDALAAVCGRLPGTAILDAARAAAEVGMRHWNDERMTYLAKAPLSLEAMSALAAAFARRLRSLTVTPKKCLVLDLDNTLWGGVLGEAGLEGIALGPDYPGNVFVDFHKRILALRDAGVLLAVASKNNEVDAVQALDHHPASLLRRRHFSAFEAHWEDKATSLRRIASHLNIGTDALVFFDDNPTEREWVRGQLPEVTVIEAPASPLGYAKALAECGCFDFAALVKEDLLRAGLYEQEALRKEMHTQATSLDDFLAGLEMKMTAGLADETVLPRIVQLLGKTNQFNLTTRRHSAADLQAMMDGGAQVLWFRVQDKFGDNGVVGILIATPSEESGAWYLDTFLMSCRVIGRKVETAMLAILEKLLASKGATTLTADFFPTAKNQPAALFLPNHGFENNGKQWILPLAKPRPLPDCLSPEGIFTQL, encoded by the coding sequence GTGACTCCAGCACGCAAGCCCTCAGCCGCCCTGACTCGGACGGAGTTCGTCCAGCAGTCTCAGGCCATCTTGGCTGAGGCAGATCCGAATTTGATCAAGAAAAGCATCGCTGTGCTTTCCACCTTCACGGTGGACTTGATGAAACCCTGCTTGGTCGTTGAAGCGGCCGCGCAAGGATTCTTGCTGGATCTATGGCTAGCTCCGTTTGGCCAGATCGAGCAACAAGCCTGCGATCCCTCCAGCCTGCTTTATCAGGCCCAGCCAGACGTGGTACTCATCCTGCCACGGATTGAAGATTGGGTCCCTGAAGCGGGGTATCATTTCATCAGCCTTTCACCCGAGGATCAAGAGGCACTGAAGACACGTGCCATTTCCAGGCTCCAACAGGTTGCAGAAGAGATCCGCTCGCGGACACAAGCCACCGTGCTGATGGCGAACTTCGCCCCCCTGCCCTGGCTGGCCGCTGGCATGGCAGACTCCACTTTGGCCACGTCCCAGATCAGCTTCATTCAAAGCCTGAATGATGCCCTCGCCGCAGTCTGCGGCCGCCTTCCCGGCACGGCGATCCTGGATGCCGCACGAGCAGCAGCGGAGGTGGGGATGCGCCACTGGAATGATGAGCGCATGACTTACCTGGCCAAGGCCCCGCTGAGCCTGGAAGCCATGAGCGCCCTAGCTGCGGCTTTTGCGCGCAGGCTACGCTCCCTCACGGTCACTCCGAAAAAATGCCTGGTGCTAGATTTAGACAACACCCTCTGGGGAGGCGTGCTGGGAGAGGCGGGACTGGAGGGGATCGCCTTAGGACCTGACTATCCAGGCAATGTGTTTGTGGATTTCCATAAACGCATCCTGGCCCTTCGCGACGCAGGCGTGTTACTGGCCGTTGCCAGCAAGAACAATGAGGTGGATGCCGTCCAAGCACTGGATCACCACCCGGCCTCCCTACTGCGTCGGCGGCACTTTTCAGCCTTTGAGGCTCACTGGGAAGACAAGGCCACTAGCCTGCGACGCATCGCCAGTCACCTTAACATTGGCACAGACGCCCTCGTCTTTTTCGATGACAACCCGACCGAACGAGAATGGGTGCGGGGGCAATTGCCCGAGGTCACCGTCATTGAGGCCCCAGCAAGCCCGCTCGGTTATGCCAAAGCGCTGGCTGAATGCGGCTGCTTTGACTTTGCCGCCCTGGTGAAGGAAGACCTCCTGCGCGCAGGATTGTATGAGCAGGAAGCTCTACGCAAGGAAATGCATACCCAAGCCACCTCCTTGGACGACTTCCTAGCCGGGCTCGAAATGAAAATGACCGCTGGGCTGGCCGATGAAACCGTGCTGCCCCGCATCGTCCAACTGCTCGGCAAAACGAATCAGTTTAACCTGACCACCCGCCGCCACTCAGCCGCAGATCTGCAAGCGATGATGGATGGCGGGGCCCAAGTCCTCTGGTTCCGCGTGCAGGACAAATTCGGTGACAATGGCGTCGTTGGCATCCTCATCGCCACACCATCAGAAGAAAGTGGTGCTTGGTATCTGGATACCTTCCTCATGAGCTGTCGCGTCATTGGGCGAAAGGTGGAAACTGCCATGCTGGCCATCCTGGAAAAGCTACTCGCCAGCAAAGGCGCAACCACCTTGACCGCAGATTTTTTCCCTACGGCCAAAAACCAACCTGCGGCACTGTTTCTTCCTAACCACGGGTTTGAAAACAATGGCAAACAATGGATTTTACCGTTGGCAAAGCCGCGTCCTCTCCCTGACTGTCTTTCTCCTGAAGGTATTTTCACCCAGTTATGA
- a CDS encoding acyl carrier protein, with protein sequence MTPEQTQKLHSVLSALLNVPASEINDDLSPDVLPAWDSVTHLSLVMAVEETFNVSFTPEETLDMTSVKLIRLMLEEKGI encoded by the coding sequence ATGACTCCCGAACAGACTCAAAAACTCCACTCCGTACTCTCCGCCTTGCTCAATGTTCCCGCGAGCGAAATCAACGATGACCTCAGCCCCGACGTCCTGCCCGCTTGGGATTCTGTGACCCACCTGAGCCTCGTCATGGCGGTGGAAGAGACCTTCAATGTCTCCTTTACTCCCGAAGAGACGCTGGACATGACCTCAGTGAAACTCATTCGCCTCATGCTTGAAGAAAAGGGCATCTAA
- a CDS encoding serine O-acetyltransferase, giving the protein MNDQDLSLAKTLGELRTLLFCDLFRQDGKGGWGHFMFHFFRNPGYRYVALFRICQFLRQSKLRKFTLYFPMLYWFQRVSTIYGVRVPLTCRIGPGFYLAHWGCIWVNPGVTVGKNLTLTQGVTLGRASRGPTSGVPTLGDNVYVGPGACVSGTVKIGNHALISANSVVLQDVPENGVVIGVPARLFSTSGSESYVTNTI; this is encoded by the coding sequence ATGAACGACCAGGATCTGTCTCTCGCTAAAACACTAGGAGAACTGCGCACGCTTTTATTCTGCGATCTCTTCCGCCAGGATGGAAAGGGCGGATGGGGCCACTTCATGTTCCATTTTTTCCGAAACCCAGGCTACCGTTACGTTGCTTTGTTTCGGATTTGTCAGTTCCTGCGTCAGTCGAAACTGCGCAAGTTTACGCTCTACTTCCCGATGCTCTACTGGTTTCAGCGCGTGAGCACCATCTATGGAGTGCGCGTGCCACTGACTTGCCGCATTGGCCCAGGGTTTTACTTGGCGCACTGGGGCTGTATATGGGTGAATCCTGGGGTCACGGTGGGCAAAAATTTGACACTGACGCAAGGCGTAACATTGGGCCGGGCCAGCCGTGGTCCCACCTCAGGGGTGCCTACCCTGGGCGACAATGTTTATGTCGGTCCTGGGGCCTGCGTTTCTGGCACCGTCAAGATTGGCAATCATGCTTTGATTTCCGCCAACTCTGTCGTTCTCCAGGATGTTCCTGAAAATGGCGTGGTTATCGGGGTGCCCGCCCGCTTATTTTCCACCAGCGGCTCAGAGAGCTACGTTACCAACACTATCTAG
- a CDS encoding SDR family oxidoreductase — MIEAFKQGMVFSEEVHLSPEFVERFAEFSGDRNPVHLKTDAARGFGYARPIAHGAIQTAIVSRLIGMKVPGPGAVWMSQSMEWTKPIFVGETVRIEAEIMEVSTGASVLHLALRGFNKQSEPVMTGQAKVKMATSLAVVEATPKQTETRVALVTGGSRGIGAATAIALAEAGFHVAISYHSNQAAAEEISHSIREKEVRCQAYSIDLSKEDAAEELTKRVIRDFGSVDVIVHCASQPLKNLSVQELSPTDYRDCWRVHVGAATALVKAAAPGMIERRFGRFIFLGTSYLFGPPPAKLAAYVSAKQALWGAVRCMAQELGPQQITTNMISPGMTVTELTDNVPARLKEAEARKVPLRRLAVPEDVASVVAFLASDASAYMNGQNIPLTGGPV, encoded by the coding sequence ATGATCGAGGCTTTCAAGCAAGGAATGGTTTTCAGTGAAGAGGTCCACCTCTCTCCTGAATTTGTGGAACGCTTTGCCGAGTTTTCAGGGGATCGCAATCCAGTCCACCTCAAGACGGATGCTGCACGCGGTTTTGGTTACGCGCGCCCGATCGCTCACGGGGCGATCCAGACGGCCATCGTTTCCCGCCTCATTGGTATGAAGGTCCCCGGCCCAGGCGCGGTGTGGATGAGCCAGTCCATGGAGTGGACCAAGCCGATTTTCGTCGGTGAAACCGTGCGGATCGAGGCAGAGATCATGGAAGTCTCCACAGGTGCCTCCGTGCTGCATCTGGCGCTTCGCGGTTTTAATAAACAGTCTGAGCCTGTGATGACAGGCCAAGCCAAGGTCAAAATGGCCACCAGTCTCGCGGTGGTAGAGGCTACGCCCAAACAAACAGAGACGCGCGTGGCTCTGGTCACGGGTGGTTCACGTGGTATCGGGGCTGCCACCGCTATCGCTCTGGCTGAGGCAGGCTTTCACGTGGCCATCAGCTACCATTCCAATCAGGCCGCCGCCGAGGAAATTTCTCACAGCATTCGAGAGAAAGAAGTGCGCTGCCAAGCTTACAGCATTGACCTCTCCAAAGAAGACGCAGCAGAAGAACTCACGAAGAGAGTCATTCGCGATTTCGGGAGTGTGGATGTCATTGTCCACTGCGCCAGCCAGCCGCTGAAAAACCTCAGTGTACAAGAACTTTCCCCCACTGATTATCGCGACTGCTGGCGGGTGCATGTGGGGGCTGCGACAGCCTTGGTGAAAGCGGCGGCCCCGGGCATGATCGAGCGCCGATTTGGTCGCTTCATCTTCCTTGGCACCTCTTACCTCTTTGGCCCACCGCCGGCGAAACTGGCCGCTTATGTCAGTGCCAAGCAGGCGCTGTGGGGAGCGGTGCGCTGCATGGCCCAGGAACTCGGGCCGCAACAGATCACCACAAACATGATCTCCCCCGGCATGACAGTCACGGAACTGACGGACAATGTCCCTGCGCGTCTGAAAGAGGCCGAGGCCCGCAAGGTGCCGCTGCGTCGCTTGGCCGTGCCGGAAGACGTTGCCTCCGTAGTCGCCTTTCTCGCCAGCGATGCTTCCGCCTACATGAACGGCCAAAACATCCCGCTAACGGGTGGACCAGTTTAA
- the hpf gene encoding ribosome hibernation-promoting factor, HPF/YfiA family codes for MQKHNVNLPIVITGRHIEITDAIREYSHKKIESLHLDYPRIIEAKIILDVEHHRQIAEIILFCADHIHIEVKSTTEDIYASIDESISKIARRMRKFKTRLLKSHRPRKDGSIRHLEQKVFHADDLHSEVETVEHAYVHQEQYKVRPLYPDEAIMDLEINDRPFVVFHNQTTHKLAIMFRRKDGEYGLIEPEDKAAAAA; via the coding sequence ATGCAAAAACATAACGTGAACCTGCCGATCGTCATCACTGGCCGTCATATCGAGATCACAGATGCCATCCGTGAATACTCTCATAAGAAGATCGAGAGCCTCCACTTGGACTACCCGCGAATCATTGAAGCGAAAATCATTCTGGATGTGGAGCACCACCGTCAGATCGCTGAAATCATCCTGTTCTGCGCTGACCACATCCATATCGAAGTCAAGAGCACCACAGAAGACATCTATGCCTCGATCGACGAGTCCATCTCCAAGATCGCGCGCCGGATGCGCAAGTTTAAGACTCGCCTCCTGAAGAGTCACCGCCCTCGCAAGGATGGCAGCATCCGTCACCTGGAGCAGAAGGTTTTCCACGCCGACGACCTTCACAGCGAAGTCGAAACCGTCGAGCACGCCTACGTTCACCAGGAGCAGTACAAGGTGCGCCCGCTCTACCCAGATGAAGCCATCATGGACCTCGAAATCAATGATCGTCCGTTCGTGGTCTTCCACAACCAGACGACTCACAAACTGGCCATCATGTTCCGCCGTAAGGATGGTGAATACGGCCTGATCGAGCCTGAAGACAAGGCTGCTGCGGCTGCTTAA
- the lptB gene encoding LPS export ABC transporter ATP-binding protein: protein MSAARTKRPRTSADSAPIWEGEPTAQSRADSAAGKDESSILLHTEGLKKVYDGRAVVNGVDIEVKAGEIVGLLGPNGAGKTTTFYMIVGLVRPNGGKVMFDGNDATEQPMFKRARLGMGYLPQEESIFRRLTVKENILAVMETQSYTKKEREEQCQQLMEKFGIDHVADNLALTLSGGEKRRLTIARSLVTEPKLLMLDEPFSGVDPIAVSEIQDIIRMLRRAGLAILITDHNVRETLNIVDRAYLIYEGQVRRHGTKDFLVNDPEARRLYLGEDFTM, encoded by the coding sequence ATGTCAGCCGCACGCACCAAGCGTCCACGCACTTCCGCCGACTCGGCCCCCATCTGGGAGGGCGAACCGACGGCTCAATCCCGCGCGGATTCCGCTGCCGGTAAGGATGAAAGCAGCATCCTTCTTCACACCGAAGGCCTGAAAAAAGTCTATGATGGCCGCGCTGTGGTCAACGGCGTGGACATCGAAGTGAAAGCCGGAGAAATCGTCGGCCTCTTGGGCCCGAACGGGGCTGGCAAGACCACCACGTTCTACATGATCGTCGGCCTCGTTCGTCCGAACGGCGGGAAGGTCATGTTCGATGGCAATGATGCCACGGAACAGCCGATGTTTAAGCGCGCGCGTCTCGGCATGGGTTACCTGCCGCAGGAGGAGTCCATCTTTCGTCGTCTCACCGTAAAGGAAAACATCCTGGCGGTGATGGAGACGCAGAGTTACACGAAAAAAGAGCGCGAAGAGCAGTGCCAGCAGCTCATGGAAAAGTTCGGCATTGACCATGTGGCAGACAATTTGGCCCTCACCCTTTCCGGGGGTGAAAAACGCCGTCTTACCATCGCCCGCAGCCTCGTCACAGAGCCGAAGTTGCTCATGCTGGATGAGCCTTTCAGCGGCGTGGACCCCATCGCCGTCAGCGAGATCCAGGACATCATCCGCATGCTTCGTCGTGCAGGCCTAGCCATCCTGATCACCGATCACAATGTACGCGAAACGCTGAACATTGTGGACCGTGCGTACCTCATTTACGAAGGTCAAGTGAGACGCCATGGAACCAAAGACTTCCTCGTCAACGATCCTGAAGCCCGCCGCCTTTATTTGGGCGAAGACTTCACGATGTAA